A genomic region of Bernardetia sp. ABR2-2B contains the following coding sequences:
- a CDS encoding MSEP-CTERM sorting domain-containing protein produces MNPFLHPRWIFFSTILPQLTLFIIYYNAFQVFGMQLDENTASSWYIYGFSFLGIIIAQTAYTAYSTYHSKPVNGVWSVATVSIYLFLMLSYYLQAKDLVPRSVPDWIQGVTDVQSFMGMFIFPSMLHAIIVAVVYFTDQKRVGEKARYHFWAVLAIPLTIYLSVTLLVPVLNKAFSYKFVEFAMTIFMSLIIISALFWLFRVVYLAYLNNKYPHLRRFLEILFVGVFPLLGLYLSLELDNPLGNFKSLWFFGFAILAAIILIFPSSNLKLYKYRRIHFLLKAFVFPYTIYFMVVFMPFTPLSVLMVIIGFGILMLTPLVLFLIHTQQLYQDYDYLTQRYSSSSLLISFLIAVSIIPLAFSLNTYYDKIQLHKGLDYLYSSDYDENKSIPNPKSISATLTHIENFKVRRSRNWSIGNDGIPLLDSFYKWVVLDNMTLSESKINLLNNVFVGEDMPKPTDTWRFWNGNINQDRNFQTGKGDNTVKIDKTKITSVFDEQQNAWKTQIDLVLHNAENGFGQREYATFFDLPEGAFISNYYLYVGKEKVEALLAEKKTALWVYRQIVNTRKDPGILYYNDKGKIGFRVFPFTRNEYRKTGFEILHAEPFELQLDDSTAVFLGKKEDLTDKVLITDTNGIGVNVQDYSKNNTANFKTTSNPNYISQNELEKLKVITRKPYYHFILDNSKYGGIGKEKYIERIENFVSRNPLQNGLESKYTSVDFEVNELGNNWKEDYSNQKNKGGFFLEKAVKKIWLENYIKSVDNGDLLIQTQPIIVVVSDELEDGVWTGSLHEWRNYVPEGFDFYELASNNRIMLQNFEHFKMLGDPLGKDERISLKKVKQISKNGNTYFLPISTKNGITLPITEFDKKEEITSADIEEFEKLSKYDQALSLQNLNETMALYPTQAEKRWLEQVQKSFTARILTPVTTFMVLETEAQRNTLLKKQEEVLSGKRLLDLTDARRSSEPSLWIFVVIFVALFLIKQKIKF; encoded by the coding sequence ATGAATCCATTCTTGCATCCTCGTTGGATATTTTTTTCTACTATCCTTCCTCAACTCACTCTTTTTATTATTTATTACAATGCTTTTCAAGTCTTCGGAATGCAGCTTGATGAAAATACGGCAAGTAGTTGGTATATCTATGGTTTTAGTTTTTTAGGAATTATCATTGCTCAAACGGCTTATACAGCCTATTCTACCTATCACTCAAAACCTGTAAATGGAGTTTGGTCAGTTGCTACGGTCTCCATTTATTTATTTTTGATGCTTTCGTATTATCTACAAGCAAAAGATTTAGTTCCTCGTTCTGTTCCAGATTGGATACAGGGAGTTACTGATGTGCAGAGTTTTATGGGAATGTTTATTTTTCCTTCTATGCTTCATGCTATCATTGTTGCTGTGGTTTATTTCACAGACCAAAAACGAGTAGGAGAAAAAGCTCGTTATCATTTTTGGGCAGTTTTGGCAATTCCTCTCACTATTTATCTGTCTGTTACACTTCTCGTTCCTGTTTTGAATAAGGCATTTTCATATAAATTCGTAGAATTTGCGATGACAATTTTTATGTCTCTCATCATTATTTCTGCTCTTTTTTGGCTTTTTAGAGTAGTTTATTTGGCATATCTGAATAACAAGTACCCTCATCTTCGCAGATTTTTAGAAATTCTTTTTGTAGGTGTTTTTCCATTGTTGGGACTTTATTTAAGCCTAGAGTTAGACAATCCTTTAGGCAACTTTAAAAGTCTTTGGTTCTTTGGGTTTGCTATTTTGGCTGCTATTATTTTGATTTTTCCTTCATCTAACCTAAAATTATACAAATATCGTCGTATTCATTTTCTCCTAAAAGCCTTTGTTTTTCCTTATACCATTTATTTTATGGTCGTTTTTATGCCATTTACGCCTCTTTCTGTATTGATGGTAATTATTGGTTTTGGTATTTTGATGCTCACGCCTTTAGTTTTGTTTCTGATTCATACCCAACAGCTCTATCAAGATTATGATTATTTGACCCAAAGATATTCTAGTTCTTCATTGCTTATTAGTTTTTTGATTGCTGTTTCTATTATTCCTTTAGCTTTTTCATTGAATACATATTACGACAAAATTCAATTACATAAAGGCTTAGATTATTTGTATAGTAGCGATTATGATGAGAATAAAAGTATTCCAAATCCAAAGTCTATTTCAGCGACATTAACTCATATAGAAAATTTCAAAGTACGTAGAAGCAGAAACTGGAGCATAGGAAATGATGGAATTCCACTGTTAGATTCTTTTTATAAATGGGTAGTTTTAGATAATATGACGCTTTCAGAATCAAAAATTAATCTTTTAAATAATGTTTTTGTAGGCGAGGATATGCCAAAACCAACTGATACATGGCGTTTTTGGAATGGAAATATAAATCAAGATAGAAATTTCCAAACAGGCAAAGGAGATAATACTGTGAAAATAGATAAGACAAAAATCACTTCAGTTTTTGATGAGCAACAAAATGCTTGGAAGACACAAATAGATTTGGTTTTGCACAATGCAGAAAATGGTTTTGGACAGCGAGAATATGCTACTTTCTTTGATTTACCAGAAGGTGCATTTATAAGTAATTATTATTTATATGTTGGAAAAGAAAAAGTAGAAGCACTTTTGGCAGAGAAAAAAACGGCTCTTTGGGTCTATCGTCAGATTGTAAATACTCGCAAAGACCCTGGTATTTTGTATTACAATGACAAAGGCAAAATCGGTTTTCGTGTTTTTCCATTTACAAGAAATGAATATCGAAAAACAGGTTTTGAAATTCTACATGCAGAACCTTTTGAGCTTCAACTTGATGATTCTACGGCTGTTTTCTTAGGAAAAAAAGAAGATTTGACAGATAAAGTATTGATTACGGATACAAACGGAATTGGTGTGAATGTTCAAGATTATTCAAAAAATAATACAGCAAATTTCAAGACTACTTCAAATCCAAATTATATTTCTCAAAACGAATTAGAAAAGTTAAAAGTTATTACAAGAAAACCTTATTATCATTTTATCTTAGATAATTCGAAATATGGAGGAATAGGAAAAGAAAAATATATTGAGAGAATAGAAAATTTTGTCTCAAGAAATCCATTACAAAATGGCTTAGAATCAAAATATACAAGTGTAGATTTTGAAGTAAACGAATTAGGAAATAATTGGAAAGAAGACTATTCGAATCAAAAAAATAAAGGTGGATTCTTTTTAGAAAAGGCAGTAAAAAAGATTTGGTTAGAAAACTATATTAAAAGTGTAGACAATGGAGACCTACTTATTCAAACTCAACCAATTATTGTAGTAGTAAGTGATGAGTTAGAAGATGGAGTTTGGACAGGGTCATTACACGAATGGCGCAACTATGTTCCAGAGGGTTTTGATTTTTATGAATTAGCTTCCAATAATAGAATTATGCTTCAAAATTTTGAGCATTTTAAGATGTTGGGAGATCCTTTGGGTAAAGATGAAAGAATTTCTCTCAAAAAAGTAAAACAGATTTCTAAAAATGGAAATACTTATTTTTTACCCATTTCTACAAAAAATGGAATTACTTTACCAATTACAGAATTTGATAAAAAAGAAGAAATTACAAGCGCAGATATAGAAGAATTTGAAAAACTATCAAAATACGACCAAGCATTATCTTTGCAAAATCTCAATGAAACGATGGCTTTATATCCTACACAAGCCGAAAAAAGATGGTTAGAGCAAGTTCAAAAAAGTTTTACGGCTCGTATTCTTACGCCTGTTACTACATTTATGGTTTTGGAAACAGAAGCACAAAGAAATACACTTTTGAAAAAGCAAGAGGAGGTTTTGAGTGGAAAACGTCTTTTAGATTTGACAGATGCCAGACGTTCGTCAGAACCTAGCCTTTGGATTTTTGTGGTAATTTTTGTGGCTTTGTTTCTGATAAAACAGAAAATCAAGTTTTAA
- the secG gene encoding preprotein translocase subunit SecG, translated as MLYVLISIVLFVAILLMVVVLAQEPKGSGISKEFGGAGANQIMGAKNTTNIMEKITWTLIAIVFVGSIGATLLTDAEAPIYESPNIEKAKEQVDPSQLGGSQLEQNDVTNPSDPDKETEGQ; from the coding sequence ATGTTATACGTACTGATAAGCATCGTACTATTTGTTGCCATTCTTTTAATGGTCGTAGTATTAGCACAAGAACCAAAAGGTAGTGGAATCTCTAAAGAATTTGGAGGCGCAGGTGCAAACCAAATCATGGGAGCAAAAAATACTACTAACATAATGGAAAAAATCACTTGGACACTTATAGCGATTGTTTTTGTAGGAAGTATTGGAGCAACTCTACTTACTGATGCAGAAGCACCTATTTATGAAAGTCCAAATATCGAAAAAGCAAAAGAACAAGTTGATCCTAGTCAATTAGGAGGTTCACAACTTGAGCAAAATGATGTTACAAATCCTTCTGACCCTGATAAAGAAACTGAAGGACAATAA
- a CDS encoding DUF1343 domain-containing protein has protein sequence MKLIILYSLLFSYILFFSCTNNKVAISKEEDSIKVISKNATLSNQIDDKKSIIIGAEQTEKYFDLIKNKRIGMIVNHTSVIYNQTDSIHLVDFLLKEDNINIQTIFAPEHGFRGTASAGETIKNGKDTQTGINIISLYGKNKKPTKKQLENIDVLIFDIQDVGARFYTYISTMHYCMEAAAEYGKQIIILDRPNPNGFYIDGCIREKKYKSFVGMHPIPIVHGLTVGELAKMIEGEKWLENDKKEQVQLRENLTIIPCVNYSHKDNYTLNIAPSPNLPTQNSILLYPSLCLFEGTTMSVGRGTDFPFEVVGHPNFPKNINNDSIISFTPKPNEGAKYPPFEDKLCYGIDYKLQKLETNFSLKPILEFYQTMKGENLKESFFNSYFNTLAGNDKLQAQIKEGLTEEEIKVTWQKDLEEYKVMRKKYLLYQDFE, from the coding sequence ATGAAATTAATTATTCTATATAGCTTACTATTTTCTTATATATTATTTTTTTCTTGTACCAATAATAAAGTTGCCATTTCTAAAGAGGAAGATAGCATCAAAGTTATAAGTAAAAATGCAACACTATCTAATCAAATTGATGACAAAAAATCAATCATTATAGGAGCAGAACAAACTGAAAAGTATTTTGATTTAATCAAAAACAAACGCATCGGAATGATTGTCAATCATACTTCAGTAATTTATAATCAAACTGATTCAATCCATTTAGTAGATTTTCTGCTCAAAGAAGATAATATCAACATACAAACTATTTTTGCACCCGAACATGGTTTCCGAGGAACGGCAAGTGCAGGAGAAACAATCAAAAATGGAAAAGATACCCAAACAGGAATTAATATAATTTCTCTCTATGGAAAAAATAAAAAACCAACTAAGAAACAGCTAGAAAATATCGATGTCTTAATTTTTGATATTCAAGATGTTGGCGCACGTTTTTATACATATATTAGCACAATGCACTATTGTATGGAAGCTGCTGCCGAGTACGGCAAACAAATAATTATTTTAGATAGACCAAATCCAAATGGCTTTTATATAGATGGTTGTATCAGAGAAAAAAAATACAAATCTTTTGTAGGAATGCACCCTATTCCAATTGTTCATGGTTTGACAGTAGGCGAACTTGCTAAGATGATTGAAGGCGAAAAATGGCTTGAAAATGATAAAAAAGAACAAGTACAATTAAGGGAAAATCTAACAATTATTCCGTGTGTAAATTATTCTCACAAAGATAATTATACATTAAACATCGCCCCTTCGCCCAATCTTCCTACTCAAAACTCAATTTTGCTTTATCCTTCTTTATGCCTTTTTGAGGGAACAACAATGAGTGTAGGGCGTGGAACAGATTTTCCTTTTGAAGTTGTCGGACATCCAAATTTCCCAAAAAATATAAATAATGATTCTATAATTTCATTTACTCCAAAACCAAATGAAGGTGCAAAATATCCTCCTTTTGAAGATAAATTGTGTTATGGAATAGATTACAAACTCCAAAAATTAGAAACCAACTTTTCTTTGAAACCAATTTTAGAGTTTTATCAGACTATGAAAGGTGAAAATTTAAAAGAGAGTTTCTTTAATTCTTACTTTAATACTTTGGCAGGAAATGATAAACTACAAGCTCAAATCAAAGAAGGTTTAACAGAAGAAGAAATTAAAGTAACCTGGCAAAAAGATTTAGAAGAATACAAAGTAATGAGAAAAAAATACTTATTATACCAAGATTTTGAATAA
- a CDS encoding substrate-binding domain-containing protein, with translation MSKHSDNKNNLTNRRDFLKKGSLTAAALLTGGFSACSTENIIQEKKSDVPITSDEIFEWQATTTWPPNFPVLGEGVVKIAKEIEILSAGRLKITVFGGGELVPALEAFEAVSLGGVQMGHGASYYWAGRLPASSFFTAVPFGMNAQQMSAWLFYGGGLELWRELYEPYNLIPFPCGNTGVQMGGWFNKQINTPKDLEGLKMRIPGLGGKVISAAGGSAVTVAGGELYTSLERGVVDAAEWIGPYHDYNMGFHRVSKYYYYPGWHEPGSVLELIVNKDAFEKLPLDLQEIVRTAALKYNSLILSEFEAKNNFYLQKILKEAPDVELKQFPKEVLDVLKEKTTEILDEIAAKDEFAGRVYESFKTFKKQVKRWGEVSEQSIVDFL, from the coding sequence ATGTCAAAACATTCTGATAACAAGAACAATCTTACCAATCGCAGAGATTTTCTAAAAAAAGGTTCATTGACTGCTGCTGCATTACTTACAGGAGGTTTTTCTGCGTGTTCGACGGAAAATATCATACAAGAAAAAAAATCCGATGTTCCTATTACTTCTGATGAGATTTTTGAGTGGCAAGCAACCACAACTTGGCCACCAAACTTTCCTGTTTTGGGAGAAGGTGTAGTAAAAATAGCAAAAGAGATTGAAATTCTTTCAGCTGGAAGACTAAAAATTACTGTTTTTGGTGGTGGAGAGCTTGTTCCTGCTTTGGAGGCTTTTGAGGCTGTTTCTTTGGGAGGCGTTCAGATGGGACACGGAGCTTCCTATTATTGGGCTGGTCGTTTGCCTGCTTCCTCGTTTTTTACGGCTGTTCCCTTTGGTATGAATGCCCAACAGATGAGTGCTTGGCTTTTTTATGGTGGTGGTTTGGAGCTTTGGAGAGAACTCTATGAACCTTATAATTTAATTCCTTTTCCGTGTGGAAATACTGGTGTGCAGATGGGAGGTTGGTTTAATAAGCAAATCAATACCCCAAAAGATTTAGAAGGGTTAAAAATGAGAATACCTGGTTTGGGTGGAAAAGTAATTTCGGCTGCTGGTGGTTCGGCTGTTACGGTGGCTGGTGGTGAACTTTACACAAGCCTAGAGCGTGGCGTAGTTGATGCTGCCGAATGGATAGGTCCTTATCACGATTATAATATGGGTTTTCATCGTGTTTCGAAATATTATTATTATCCTGGATGGCACGAACCAGGTTCTGTTTTGGAATTGATTGTAAACAAAGATGCCTTCGAAAAACTTCCTTTAGATTTGCAAGAAATTGTAAGAACGGCAGCTTTAAAATATAACTCTTTGATTTTATCAGAGTTTGAAGCAAAGAATAATTTTTATCTACAAAAAATCCTTAAAGAAGCTCCAGATGTAGAGTTAAAACAGTTTCCCAAAGAAGTTTTGGATGTTTTAAAAGAAAAAACAACAGAGATTTTAGATGAAATTGCTGCAAAAGATGAGTTTGCTGGGCGTGTCTATGAGAGTTTTAAGACCTTTAAAAAGCAAGTCAAAAGATGGGGCGAAGTTTCCGAGCAGTCTATTGTGGATTTTTTGTAG
- a CDS encoding DUF4199 domain-containing protein, whose translation MKYLTKHEFKWAFIFIIVFLLWMVFEKLMGWHAENIASHMVMTNIFAAFAIAVYVFALLEKRKKYYLNSMTWKEGFMSGLMITIIVTLFAPFSQLIVSLLISPEYFPNVIKYSVETGYYKTVEEAEAYFNLKSYIIQSILGTLIMGVITSAIVALFVRRK comes from the coding sequence ATGAAATACTTAACCAAACACGAATTCAAGTGGGCATTTATATTTATTATCGTTTTTCTGTTATGGATGGTCTTCGAAAAACTAATGGGGTGGCACGCTGAAAATATTGCCTCTCACATGGTAATGACAAATATTTTTGCTGCCTTTGCTATTGCTGTTTATGTTTTTGCTCTTTTAGAAAAACGTAAAAAATATTATCTAAACTCAATGACTTGGAAAGAAGGGTTCATGTCTGGCTTGATGATAACTATTATTGTTACTTTGTTTGCCCCTTTTTCTCAACTTATTGTGAGTTTACTAATCAGTCCAGAATATTTTCCAAATGTTATTAAATATTCCGTCGAAACAGGCTACTACAAAACAGTAGAAGAAGCAGAAGCTTATTTTAATTTGAAAAGCTATATCATACAGTCTATCTTAGGAACTCTAATAATGGGGGTTATTACTTCGGCTATTGTCGCTCTTTTTGTGAGACGAAAATAA
- the crtD gene encoding 1-hydroxycarotenoid 3,4-desaturase CrtD produces the protein MKKAAIIGAGIAGIGTAIHLANKGYKVEVFEANSYAGGKLSEFWKDGFRYDAGPSLFTLPERVEELILKSGKKVEDYFSYKRLETINKYFWEDGTKLEASADIEEFAEQLEETLGEPKENVLKFLKNSKEKYDLTADLFLTRSLHKAETFFNKTALKAVSQIWKLELFKTMNQANSSKFEKEKTVQLFNRYATYNGSSPYVAPALLNVIPHLEFNKGAFLPDGGMFDITKSLVKLGQDLGVKYYFNKKVEEIIIDKANDKITGIKVKDSKIEDTQTENLDFDVVVSNMDIVHTYKKLLPKEKAPEFLLQQQKSSSALIFYWGMNAEYKELDLHNIFFTKEYRKEFNALFNGKTLYEDPTIYIFVSSKHIKTDAPKDCENWFVMINAPHNLNDGSQNWDTLIKKAKEDIIKKLERILMRNVKENIISESILDPRKIELRTSSLGGSLYGNSSNNRYAAFLRHANFSKTKGLYFCGGSVHPGGGIPLALSSAKIVGEMIEEA, from the coding sequence ATGAAAAAAGCAGCTATAATAGGAGCAGGAATCGCAGGAATAGGAACAGCTATTCATTTAGCCAATAAAGGATATAAAGTAGAAGTTTTTGAAGCCAATAGTTATGCAGGTGGAAAACTATCTGAATTTTGGAAAGATGGTTTTCGTTATGATGCTGGTCCTTCACTTTTTACTCTTCCAGAACGTGTAGAGGAACTAATTTTGAAATCTGGAAAGAAAGTAGAAGATTATTTTTCTTACAAAAGACTAGAAACTATTAATAAATATTTTTGGGAAGACGGTACAAAGCTAGAAGCGAGTGCAGACATAGAAGAATTTGCAGAGCAGTTAGAGGAAACACTAGGAGAACCCAAAGAAAACGTATTGAAATTCCTCAAAAATAGTAAAGAAAAATATGATTTGACAGCAGATTTATTCCTTACTCGTTCGCTTCATAAAGCAGAAACTTTTTTTAATAAGACGGCACTAAAAGCTGTTTCACAGATTTGGAAATTAGAGCTTTTCAAGACAATGAATCAAGCTAATAGTTCTAAATTTGAGAAAGAAAAAACAGTTCAACTTTTCAATCGCTATGCAACTTATAATGGCTCTTCGCCTTATGTCGCTCCTGCGCTTTTGAATGTAATTCCTCACTTAGAGTTTAATAAAGGTGCTTTTTTGCCTGATGGTGGAATGTTTGATATTACGAAAAGTCTTGTAAAATTAGGTCAAGATTTGGGTGTGAAATATTATTTTAATAAAAAAGTAGAGGAAATAATTATTGATAAAGCAAATGATAAAATTACAGGAATAAAAGTCAAAGATTCTAAAATAGAAGATACTCAAACGGAAAATTTAGATTTTGATGTCGTTGTTTCGAATATGGATATTGTTCATACCTACAAGAAATTATTACCAAAGGAAAAAGCTCCTGAATTTCTGTTACAACAGCAAAAATCGTCTTCTGCACTTATTTTTTATTGGGGAATGAATGCTGAATACAAAGAATTAGATTTACATAATATTTTCTTTACCAAAGAGTATAGAAAAGAATTTAATGCTCTCTTTAATGGCAAAACGCTTTATGAAGACCCAACTATTTATATTTTTGTTTCTTCCAAACATATCAAAACTGATGCTCCAAAAGACTGTGAAAATTGGTTTGTGATGATAAATGCTCCTCACAACTTGAATGATGGCTCTCAAAATTGGGATACTCTGATAAAGAAAGCAAAAGAAGATATTATCAAAAAGCTAGAACGTATTTTGATGCGAAACGTAAAAGAAAATATCATTTCAGAATCTATCCTAGACCCACGAAAAATTGAATTACGTACTTCATCTTTAGGTGGCTCTTTGTATGGAAATAGTAGTAATAATCGCTATGCAGCTTTTTTAAGACACGCTAACTTCTCCAAAACAAAAGGACTTTATTTCTGTGGTGGAAGTGTACATCCAGGAGGAGGAATTCCCCTTGCTTTGTCTTCTGCCAAAATTGTAGGAGAAATGATTGAAGAAGCCTAA
- a CDS encoding regulatory protein RecX, producing the protein MAKKQKPLKRTPLKRTPLKKKEYNPEDFKNKEYKAKKYKKKEYKVKDYRELKKREPKPFVQLTPKEAFLKLAAFCAYQERCYQEIYVKLKEWKIDEGDHYAIVTLLEEENFLNEKRFAESYVRGKFEYKKWGKRKIRYGLLQKDISEKMIQDAFNSEIDEQEYFSTLAELLKKKWTDLLEKKEDNFKRIVKATNYALQKGYESGLIREILDNISKEQN; encoded by the coding sequence ATGGCAAAAAAACAAAAACCACTCAAACGAACTCCTCTAAAACGCACCCCACTAAAAAAGAAAGAATACAATCCAGAAGACTTTAAAAATAAAGAATACAAGGCGAAGAAATACAAAAAGAAAGAGTACAAAGTAAAAGATTATAGAGAACTCAAAAAACGAGAACCAAAACCATTTGTACAACTTACACCAAAAGAAGCTTTTTTAAAACTTGCAGCCTTTTGTGCCTATCAAGAAAGATGTTATCAAGAAATTTATGTAAAGTTAAAAGAGTGGAAAATAGATGAAGGCGACCATTATGCTATCGTAACACTTTTAGAGGAAGAGAATTTTTTGAATGAAAAACGCTTTGCAGAATCGTATGTAAGAGGAAAGTTTGAATATAAAAAATGGGGAAAACGAAAAATTAGATACGGACTTTTACAAAAAGATATTTCTGAGAAAATGATTCAAGATGCTTTTAATTCAGAAATAGATGAACAAGAATATTTTTCAACACTTGCCGAACTTTTGAAAAAAAAATGGACAGACTTGCTAGAAAAAAAAGAGGATAATTTTAAAAGAATAGTAAAAGCTACAAATTATGCACTACAAAAAGGCTATGAAAGTGGTCTCATTAGAGAAATATTAGATAATATAAGTAAAGAACAAAATTGA
- a CDS encoding phage holin family protein, whose product MNKEQIIKQIKDYFGLNVLSEQIQIYLDFQKEIIKTSVVDGSSKAIHGVIKGAGFAFLGLCIFLFLNLMLGFGISEWFFNSRYWTGFSILTGFYIILAVIFAALQSTIKEKVEDEVIAGIKGTPLELKNIREIIYPKATISKHIEKESIEANTTESNSTQQEIQRTLEEQAHQEMEQLDENKSKDS is encoded by the coding sequence GTGAATAAAGAACAAATTATAAAGCAAATCAAAGATTATTTCGGATTAAATGTCCTCTCCGAACAGATACAAATTTATTTAGACTTCCAAAAAGAAATAATTAAGACCTCTGTTGTTGATGGGTCTTCGAAGGCTATACACGGTGTCATTAAGGGAGCAGGTTTTGCTTTTTTGGGGCTTTGTATTTTTCTTTTTCTCAATTTGATGCTAGGTTTTGGTATTAGTGAATGGTTTTTCAATTCTCGTTATTGGACAGGCTTTTCTATTCTGACAGGTTTTTACATTATTCTAGCTGTCATTTTTGCTGCTCTGCAATCTACGATCAAAGAAAAAGTAGAAGATGAAGTGATAGCAGGAATTAAAGGAACTCCTTTAGAACTAAAAAATATTCGTGAAATTATATATCCTAAAGCTACAATTAGCAAACATATTGAGAAGGAAAGTATAGAGGCTAATACTACTGAAAGCAATTCTACTCAACAAGAAATACAACGGACTTTAGAAGAACAAGCACACCAAGAGATGGAACAGCTTGATGAAAACAAATCTAAGGACAGCTAA
- a CDS encoding STAS/SEC14 domain-containing protein, which translates to MVLYEVENAFLFYDRQYDMITFKWLGFVSDEEYRTAVKIAYEKTVELEVTRWLTDTREGKVVSLDAQKWMIKDFIPNYISKSPLRRVAYLVSKDFFRQAYIEKVKESFDNYQIEVFDDPKKAKLWLTKMYSQKDDIENKLRRQANS; encoded by the coding sequence ATGGTCTTATATGAAGTAGAAAATGCGTTTTTGTTTTATGATAGACAGTATGATATGATTACTTTCAAATGGCTAGGTTTTGTAAGTGATGAAGAATACCGAACAGCCGTAAAAATAGCTTACGAGAAAACAGTAGAGCTTGAAGTTACTCGTTGGCTAACAGATACACGAGAGGGAAAAGTAGTTTCTTTAGATGCCCAAAAATGGATGATAAAAGATTTTATTCCGAATTATATCTCTAAAAGTCCACTTCGTAGAGTAGCTTATCTAGTTTCGAAAGATTTTTTTAGACAAGCCTACATAGAGAAAGTTAAAGAGTCTTTTGATAACTACCAGATAGAAGTTTTTGATGACCCCAAAAAAGCTAAACTGTGGCTTACCAAAATGTATAGCCAGAAAGATGATATAGAAAATAAGTTGAGAAGACAAGCAAATTCATAA
- the tuf gene encoding elongation factor Tu, which translates to MAKETFDRSKSHVNIGTIGHVDHGKTTLTAAITKVLADAGHSAARSFDSIDNAPEEKERGITINTSHVEYETATRHYAHVDCPGHADYVKNMVTGAAQMDGAILVVAATDGPMPQTREHILLARQVGVPSIVVFMNKVDMVDDEELLELVEMEIRDLLSFYDFDGDNIAVVQGSALGALNGEAKWVDTVLALMNAVDEGIPLPPRITDKPFLMPVEDVFSITGRGTVATGRVERGAIKVGEPIEILGLGEAPIKSTVTGVEMFRKLLDAAEAGDNAGILLRGVDKEQIKRGMVIAKPGTVTTHTKFKAEVYVLKKEEGGRHTPFFKGYNPQFYFRTTDVTGAIELPENVEMVMPGDNITITVELLKPIAMEKGLRFAIREGGRTVGAGQVTEIL; encoded by the coding sequence ATGGCTAAGGAAACCTTCGATCGCTCGAAATCTCACGTAAATATCGGAACTATTGGTCACGTTGACCACGGTAAAACTACTTTAACTGCAGCAATTACGAAAGTATTGGCAGATGCAGGGCACTCTGCTGCTCGTAGTTTTGACTCTATTGATAACGCTCCAGAAGAAAAAGAGCGTGGTATCACTATCAACACTTCTCACGTTGAGTATGAAACGGCTACTCGTCACTATGCTCACGTTGATTGTCCAGGTCACGCCGATTATGTTAAAAACATGGTTACAGGTGCTGCACAAATGGACGGTGCTATTCTTGTAGTAGCTGCTACTGATGGTCCTATGCCTCAAACTCGTGAACACATTCTTTTGGCTCGCCAAGTAGGTGTTCCTTCTATCGTTGTATTCATGAATAAAGTGGATATGGTAGATGATGAAGAGTTATTAGAACTTGTAGAAATGGAAATTCGTGACCTTTTGAGTTTCTATGACTTTGATGGTGATAATATTGCTGTTGTTCAAGGATCTGCTCTTGGTGCATTAAACGGAGAAGCTAAATGGGTTGATACTGTTTTAGCTTTGATGAATGCTGTTGATGAAGGTATTCCATTGCCTCCTCGTATTACTGACAAGCCTTTCTTGATGCCTGTTGAGGATGTATTCTCTATTACTGGTCGTGGTACTGTTGCTACTGGTCGTGTAGAGCGTGGCGCTATCAAAGTAGGTGAGCCAATTGAAATCTTAGGACTAGGTGAAGCTCCAATCAAATCTACTGTTACAGGTGTAGAGATGTTCCGTAAATTATTAGATGCTGCTGAAGCTGGTGATAATGCTGGTATTCTTTTACGTGGTGTTGATAAAGAACAAATCAAACGTGGTATGGTAATCGCTAAACCAGGTACTGTAACTACTCACACTAAATTTAAAGCAGAAGTTTACGTATTGAAGAAAGAAGAAGGTGGACGTCATACTCCATTCTTTAAAGGATACAATCCTCAGTTCTACTTCCGTACAACTGACGTAACTGGTGCTATTGAACTTCCAGAAAATGTTGAAATGGTAATGCCTGGTGATAACATCACTATTACTGTTGAGCTTTTGAAACCAATTGCAATGGAAAAAGGTCTTCGTTTCGCTATCCGTGAAGGTGGACGTACAGTAGGTGCTGGTCAAGTAACTGAAATTCTTTAA